In Sporichthyaceae bacterium, the sequence GCGCCGCGGCCCGGGTGAACGCGGCCAGCCGGTCGCGGTGGGTGGCGGCCTCCTCGTAGTGCCCCAGATCGGCCAGCCGCTGGATGCGGGCGTGCAGTCGGGCCACGATCTCGCGCGCGTCGCACTGCATGGCCGCGCGGGCCGCCGCCACGTGCGTGGCGTACTCGGCCACGGACTCACGGCCCTCGCACGGGGCGTTGCATCGCCCCATCTCGGCCAACGCGCAGGCCGGGGACTGTTTGCGCGGGGACAGCGGCGTCCGGCACTGGCGCAGCGGGAATGCCTCGTGCGCCGCGGTCATCGCCTGCTCGGCCTGCCGACTGGAGGAGAACGGGCCGAGGTAGGTGGCCGCGTCGCCGCGCACCTGACGCACCAGGGACAGCCGGGGAAAGGCTTCGTCGGTGAGCTTGAGCCAGACCGCACGCTCCGGGTAGCGAGAGCGGCGGTTGTACTTCGGCTTGTGCTCGGCGATCAGCCGCAGCTCCCGGACCTGCGCCTCCAGTCGGGTGGCGCACACGATCGGCACCACTCGTTCGGCAATCGCCACCATCTCGCCCATCCGAGCGCGCGATTCCGAGGCGGTGAAGTACGAGCGCACGCGGTCCCTGATGTTGGTCGAGGTGCCCACGTAGAGCACCTCGCCGCGCGCGTCCTCGAACCGGTACACGCCCGGCGCGGTGGGCAATCCCTCGGCCAGGTAACGCTTGCGGCGCTGCGCGGCGCGCACCCGGGAGGAGAACCTGGTGAGCTCCTCCAGCGACTGCACGCCGAGTGCACCGAGGCGTTCCAACAGTCCGTGCAGCACGTCAACGGTGGCCCGGGCGTCGTCCAGAGCGCGGTGGTTGGGCGTGGTCGCCGACCGAAACAGCCGGGCCAGCGTGGCCAGCTTGCAGTTCGGCGCCTCATCGCGGGTAACCACGTGCCGGGCCAACTTGACCGTGTCCACCACGGTGAACGCGGGCCACTCCCGCTCACCGCGCGCGCAGGCGGCCTTGAGGAATCCCACGTCGAACGGCGCGTTGTGCGCGACCAGCACGCTCCCCGCGGCGAACTCCAGGAAGGCGTCCAGCGCGGCATCGATCCGCGGGGCCCCGGCGACCATGGCGTCGGTGATACCGGTGAGCACGGAGATGAACGCCGGGATCGGCGTGCCCGGGTTGACCAACGTGCCGAACTCGCCGAGCCGCTCCCCGCCGCGCACCTTGACCGCGCCGATCTCGGTGATGCTGTCGGCGCCGCTGCTCCCGGTGGTCTCC encodes:
- a CDS encoding DEDD exonuclease domain-containing protein, whose product is MKIGAGVTWASPVAGPPAVQISFDELGVPLREVTFVVVDLETTGSSGADSITEIGAVKVRGGERLGEFGTLVNPGTPIPAFISVLTGITDAMVAGAPRIDAALDAFLEFAAGSVLVAHNAPFDVGFLKAACARGEREWPAFTVVDTVKLARHVVTRDEAPNCKLATLARLFRSATTPNHRALDDARATVDVLHGLLERLGALGVQSLEELTRFSSRVRAAQRRKRYLAEGLPTAPGVYRFEDARGEVLYVGTSTNIRDRVRSYFTASESRARMGEMVAIAERVVPIVCATRLEAQVRELRLIAEHKPKYNRRSRYPERAVWLKLTDEAFPRLSLVRQVRGDAATYLGPFSSSRQAEQAMTAAHEAFPLRQCRTPLSPRKQSPACALAEMGRCNAPCEGRESVAEYATHVAAARAAMQCDAREIVARLHARIQRLADLGHYEEAATHRDRLAAFTRAAARLQRLQGLTGCPELVAARALPAGGWEIGVVRHGRLAAAAVAENTRAVRAEVDAALVTAATVLPGVGPLPAALAEETECILRWLEQPGTRLVSLEGTWSSPIHGAGRWRDWLDGTTRALHQP